Genomic DNA from Solanum pennellii chromosome 3, SPENNV200:
AAAAACAACCCAAGCGACGACTTATTACTAATGAGGAAACCATGTGTTTTGAATGATGACGTGCAAAATAATCATAACCTTAAGCGGACAATATTTAGCTCAACTATGAGGAGTTGGATTAATACCAACTTTATTATAACATTAAATCATACACGTTTGGTATATTTAGTTTTCCATAATTTGCATTTCACCACTTATCTCTTTGATTTTACGTTTTATTTCATGATGATTATTAGAGAAAATGAATGGAAGCCACAAATGGAATATTTCTATTAAGTTTATAACATTCTCTCACACTTCTTGTACCAGGTCAGGGCCCTCTAGTaataattatgtgaaattgaaaTGAACTAGATAAAAGGGTTTTAGACTACTTACAAAGACAAACGGtagtttgaaatattttggcATTATTGGAAGCTACTAGAAGAATATAGAACGgatcaaagtaaagaaaaacAACTTTCAGACATGTTACGATGACAATATGATGAAAAGATCCAGTTAGTCTCCTAGTGTCATTAAGGGTCATTGTTTTGCCTTTTAAGATGATAAAGCAAGACAAACGAGGAGTTATCGCTTCATAAGCGAAACCATACGCTTCAAATAATGACACGCAAAATAGTCCCAACGATAACCGGTCAATTTTTGGCTAAACTATGAGGAGTTGGATTAATATCAACTTATATTATAGCATTACATTAGTACatgtttggattttttttttttccataacttGTGCGCTATTCAAATAAATGTGAGCTTCCATTCTCACTTTTTGCTGCAAGCCCAAAGATCTTGTTGCTTTTTTGTACTTAGTGCACTTTACCTCAAGGAAATGCAGTTCTCGCCTTTTGCTTCAAGCCCATAGATCTTGttcttttttgtatttcatgCTTTTGAAAACATTGTAACCTCATGGTCTAATCTTGTTTGATGATGTGATCACTACATCAACAATGATTAAAGTGTGTGCCAATAAGACTAATGTTTTCATATGGAAGGCTTTGTGCTCAAAGCGTATGGAGCTAGGTACCAATCAAGGTTTCCCTCTTTAAGTAGAGTTTATCATTTTCTCTTTGCGAAAAGAATTCTTGGTCTTCTCCTGTAAGAAAACGCGGTGAGGCAAATTTGTAATACTTAACAACACAGATCTTATGTGTTGGTGTTTGTTTCCTAGTTTAAATAGGGATGGGCTGGTAGGTGTTAAGGAACTCAAAGGTAATTGAGCTAACATTCTTTTCCCCTATACCAATCAGCATTCCCCTTCTTCTTTACTCTCCCTCCTATCCTATCCACCAAATGATGCACAGTGAGGATGTCCCCATTCATTATGTCATTATGggaattaaatattatatcgCAAAGCAGGCATAGTCCCGTTTTGTTTTTTATCATCTTGACGGTAAGAATGGAAGTCTTGGAGCAACTGAAAAGTTATCTCCATGGAATCAGCCGTTGATGTTTGCATCAAAATAGGCTGCCTACCTACATTGACGCAGTATGGCACTTGCCCAGATCTAGCGTAAACACAAGATGCTTCATGCACCAGGATGCCTTTATCATTTTGACATTAAATCTGTATATTCGATTGACTAGACTCCTCGCTAATACAAGAACAGCTTATTCACAACCAAGGAAGAAtgctattttttatataagtcTAATAACGGACTTGAATAGAAGTACCATCAACATAATGTTTCTTCAAACATCGATGATCAATATCTTTAATACTATTTGAAGTCTAATTCGCAAAAGCTTAACTACTATCAGTATAATGAAACTTCAAGCATCCTTGATCAAGCCCACTTATATAAATACCAAATGTTGCCTGTGACCTTAACCTAAATCGCTCATGCCTGAAGCCGTTATGTTTTCTCACTACCTAAACCCTCTATGCCtcatttaaatgttttttttttttatgaagtaattagTTCTATTGCAGGCATCAAGTAGATGCATAATAGTTACTCCTCATTTAAATGTATTAGCAGTTTAACATTTACATGAAGAGACTGCACATTAAGGCTGCATACACATCACCCTACCTAGATCACATTTATGGGGTTACCCTGGgtaagttgttgttgttgtgcaACTGCACTTTAACTTGTGCACTATAATGCTACTGGCGTTCTTCCCACTTGTAGGAAAAGTTGATGCTTCTTGAAGAACCATTACTCCCAAATCTCCaagttgattaaaaaatatGCAACAGCCAATTTACAATTGGGAGAAAGCAACAACATCAAATGTTATTCCATTCATAATCAAGTACTCATGATAAAGCTTggattatgaaaaaattatatgctTAAAACAATCAAGAAGTAACAAAATGCACTTGTCTTTCCTCATGGCTATAGACTACATGTACTGTATAATAGCTAATGAATTGTAAGCTTTCTCAAGTTATCACCTTCTTGATTCCATGCCAAGAGAAAGATCTTGATTTGATTAGGGAGTCGGCTGCATTCCAGAGCAGGAGCCGGTGGAAGAGCCTGATAGGAAGATTAGCAGAGAATCTGATATGAGTTTCCGTTATAATAGAGAACAGTTTGATTGTCCTTGAATAACTAAAAACAGACCAACATTTTCATACACTAACAAAAATTGGGATCCTTATTTTAGGTCAAAAAGCATTCTCACACAAGCAATTCTTTTATACACTTCTGCAATTACCAAATAATTTAGGCTATAGGTACATTCAGTCACATATCGAGAGATCTTGTATGCACCAAATAAAACCTCATCTTAGGGGAAATATTTCATATCCTTAAAGCTGAAGATGAACGAGGCTGTAAGCTAATCCATAAAAATACTTGATTTTCATGATCGGACATGCAAAGTTAAACCAATATTAATTTTGTGTTGGTAATTGCAATTCAAATACAACAATGAGCATGTTCTGCACAAGGCACTGATAATTCTGAAAAAGTATGCAACTAATTCCTTAAATGAAGGAGCTTTTCTTGCAGATTTTAGTTACGATCTTAATGCATGTTCAGTCAACATATAAGAGTGGAAACTACTTAGATTCCTTAAATGAAGGAGCTTTTCTTGCAGATTTTAGTTACGATCTTAATGCATGTTCAGTCAACATATAAGAGTGGAAACTACTTAGGTGAGCTCACATGTATTATCAAACCCAAAATCAAGAGATTCTGAAACATAAATGAACCTGCTTCAGAAGATTCTGTCATCGTAGGAGAGCTAACTGGTGTAACAGAATCAGAAGAAAGTGCTGGCACAGCATCAGGGACTTGATGTACCAAATTGTACATAGTACGTGCAACCTGataatttagaaaaaacatTCATTTAGATTATCATAGTTTCAAAAGGAAGATAAATTTAACTTAGAAAAGTTTAGGAAATACCTCAGCAAAAGGATCTTGGGAGAACTGATTAGAGATGACCTTATCATATAACAAATTCCACCACTTCGTGAGAAACGCACCTGAAGATTTTATTGCAGAAACAAATCGCAGAATTAAATAATAGTACATTAGCACATcaccacaaataaaattatcagtCACTATGTTGTGGACATCcctccaaaataaaaaagagcaattaatacaattttataaACACAGAAAGCATTTTCGAGAAAAATTTACACTAGATAACTGCACCAGAACATTCAAAGAATGGCATTATCTATCATTCCCTTCATTCTATTCGTATGAATACTTTTGGTATGTTACACTCTCCTAAACCCAATTTACATGGCATACTGTACTTTTTCATTTGTCTCCAAAAATGTCACCTTCATTGATTTAAAAATGCTGTAAAATTCTCATGGTACTATGATGATTTATAGTCAGACATGTTTAAAGCTTATTTTAGACCCAATGTATCAAAGGTATTTCATAATCTTTGTTGCCCGATGGCACATAAATTCGAATATAGAGagaataaatttaatttgttccacaagacttcttttttttcttaaactatgtGTCTAGTCAAACaccatataaaaattaaaatgaaatcaaaGGAATAACATAGTTCTTAAAAATAACATGATCATTAATAAATGGGTAGCCCGATGCACAAAGAATCATGCATTCACCTAACGTATGGAAAATCCCAGCAGCCCAAGGGGATGTGACCTAGGAAGTCTACCCTGAATTATAGTTCATGCCCAGACAACTTTTAAAGAAGATTATCACGATTAAAGCACAGTAATGAGTTCAGATCTGCCATATATTTAAAGAAAGACTTACCAACATCTATGGGATTTCCATCACCGACTTCACGCGCGAATATATCGGCAGTCTCACGCATCCCCCTCTTAACAAGGTAATCATAGATGCACTTGTTTAGCCTGAAGAATTGCCAAAAGAATCTCATTAATTTGATGTAAATTGTTTTCCCCTAAAACATTTTCTCGATGAAGACGCCTTCCAACATTAATTAAAAGGGACAAAAAGTCAAATTTGACCATATACTGTCTAAAATTCAAGTCTGAAGGAGAGAAGAACATATATCATAAAAAGTTATAAACTTGTACTTACAACTTTTCAGAATTCCCTGAGTCCATGATCCAAAAGAAGATggagaaaaaggagaaaatgagAGTGAAGACTTGTCTGCTGAAAACTAAATGGAAGATAAGatacaaacaaacaatataTACTATTGACTTGAAAATACGTAGGAGTCGTTCGGTAGGCCGCATTAAAACAAATAGTCCATTTATTATAGATGGTATTATTTAGTACTATGTTTGGTAGGAAATTGGgtctatgtataactaattcaTTGATTAGTTATACCTCCTACATGGTATTATatgatgtattactaataccttcaACTTGGAGGTATTAGCAATACATGGGATATAATACCATGGGGATAAGTCCactaaagacaaaaatatccctcaaaacattttaattattttgtttattttcttgattttatgttttatggttgtgctagtaaatttatttaaataaagtagcttacaaattatttagagagagcaaataatttattagcacaaccataaaacataaaatcaagaaaataaatcaaataattaaaaatagtgCGGTTATCtaatattttgaacaatttataaaatttaatacaaattaaaattacaacTTGCAATTTTATGCGTATATTTAgatgatttattcaattttactattgtttaccttcttttcaattttaaaagttgatagtttatctttttttaaagggaaaatgcataagtacccccaacttatgcccgaaatctcagagacacacttatactaaactaagatcctattacccctgaacttattttataaataattttctactccttttcggcctacgCGACACAAGCTTGGAAAAAAACATCAACACGCATTGGGCCCACaaaatagtgccacgtaggatgaaaaggggaagaaaattatttataaataagttcggggataataggaccttaatatagtataaatgtgtctctcAGATTTCAGGCATAGTTTGAGgtggtacttgtgcattttccttcttttaaattgaaaattgacaTTTGTAAGTGATCAATTTActaagatgacaattatttatcctcaaataatttaaagtaaaaaagaCAAACATGACAATAAAATTGTTCTTTTCATAACTAGTTtggtcataaaaaaaattgtccgaCAATTATTTAACTTATCCAATTGCATAATAATTCAAGGGTATAATtggaaagaaatttttttataaagttcTAATCAAACACAAGATGAGGTGcgaaacaatgaaccaaacacttggtAAAAATAATCCCTACATTACTAATCCCTGCACTATTAATTCCACCATTACTATTCCCTGCATTATTaatctttgtaccaaacgaccccttagtgATAAAAGAGACAAGAAAATGGATGCCAAATAAAggcgaaaaaagaaaaatgatatctAGGCCTAGATGCCATATCTTAACATTATGAACTTTATTATAGCATTAAATCATACATGTTTGGTATTATTAGTTTTCCATAATTTACACTTTACTTTATTGTgtatctctttaattttatgttCTATTTTAGAATGAATATTAGAGAAAATGAAAGGAAGCCACAATGGAATATTTCTGTTATGTTTATAAAACATCCTCTGAAACTTCTTTACCGTGTCGAGCGCATGTAgtaataacttgttaaaattggAATGACCTAGATAAAAGGGTTTTAGACCACTTGCAAAGACAAAGGGTAGATAGAAATATTTTGGCATTATCGGAAGCTACTAGAAGAACGTCGAAGGAAACagagtaaaaaaaatacaactttcAGACATGTTGTAATGACAAGATCCGTAGAGTCTCATAGTGTCATAATGGGTCATTGTTTTTCCTCTAATGAAAAAACAAGACAAACGAGGAGTTATCACTTCATAAACGAAGCATGCGCTTAAAATAATGACACACAAAATAATCCCAAGAATAAGCGGTCAATTTTAAGCTAAACTATGAGTAGTTGGTTTAATATCAACTTTTATTATAACATTACATTCATACATGTTtggtatttttttcattaacttGTGCGCTACATATAAACTAAATGTGAGCTTCAGTTCTCGTGTACTACAAGCCCAAAGAGCTTGTTGCTTTTTGTACTTGGGGAACTTTACCTCAAGGAAATTCAGTTCTCTCTTGCTTCAAGCCCATAGATGATCTTCGTATTTCTTGcttttgaaaatattgtaaCCTCATTGTCTAATCTTGCTTGATGGTGTGATCACTACATCAACAATGATCAAAGTGGGTCAATAAGACTAATGTTTTCATATGGAAGGCATCGTGCTCAAAGTTCAATGGGCCAGGTAACAATCAAGGTTCTCCTCTTTCAGTAGAGTTCAACCTTTTACCCTTGCGAGAAAGAACTCCTAGTCTTCTTCGATACAGAAAGGCAGTGAGGCAAATTCCTAATACTTAACAACACAAATCTTATGTGTTAGTCATTGTTTTGCAAGTTTAAATAGGGAGAACTCAAAGGTAATTGAGCTAACACTCTTTTCCCATTTACCAATCAGTGTTCCCCTTCTTCTTTTACTCTCCTTCCTATATTATCCACCAAATAGTGCACAGAAAGGATGTCCCCATTCATTATATCATTATGTGACTAAATATTATATTGCAAGGCATTCCTCAATATGCACTCTACTCTTGAGGTAGTCTCTACCTCAAGAGACCACAGCCACAAATGACTTGTTAGAGAAAATAACTGCAGCAAAGCAGGCACAGTCCCTTTctgttttttttatcattttgacGGTAAGAAAGGGAGTCTTGGAGCAACTGTAAAGTTGTTTCCATGGAATCAGCCAATGATGTTTGCATCAAGATAGGCTGCCTAACTACATTGATCGAGTATGGCCCTTGCCCAGATCCATCATAAACACGAGATATTCATGCACCAGGATGCCCTTATCATTTTGACACAATCTGTAGATTTGATTGACTAGACTCCTAACTAATATAAGAACAGCTTATTCACAACCAAGGAAGAACGATATCTTATATATAAGCCTAAGAATGGACTTGAATACAAGTACCATCAACATAATGTTTCTGCAAACATCGATGAGCAATATTTCAATACTATTTAGAGTCTAATTCATGCACCAGGATGCCCTTATCATTTTGACACAATCTGTAGATTTGATTGACTAGACTCCTAACTAATATAAGAACAGCTTATTCACAACCAAGGAAGAACGATATCTTATATATAAGCCTAAGAATGGACTTGAATACAAGTACCATCAACATAATGTTTCTGCAAACATCGATGAGCAATATTTCAATACTATTTAGAGTCTAATTCATGCACCAGGATGCCCTTATCATTTTGACACAATCTGTAGATTTGATTGACTAGACTCCTAACTAATATAAGAACAGCTTATTCACAACCAAGGAAGAACGATATCTTATATATAAGCCTAATAATGAACTTGAATACAAGTACCATCAACATAATGTTTCTGCAAACATCGATGAGCAATATTTCAATACTATTTAGAGTCTAATTCGCAAAAGCTTAACTACCATCACTATAATGCTTCTTCAAGCATCATTGATCAAGCCCACTTATATAAATACCAAATGTTGCCTGTGACCTTAACCTAAATCGCTCATGCCTGAAGCCATCAACCCATTCTGTTTTCTCGCTGTTAATACCTAAACTTTCTATGCCACATTTAAATGTTATTAGCAGTTTTACATTCACATCAAGACACTGCACTAAGGCTGCATACACATCACCTACCCAGATCTCACCTGTGGGGttacattgggtatgttgttgttgttgtgcaCTGCACTTTAACTTGTGAACTATAATGATACAACAGCCATTTTACAATTGGGAGAAAGCAACAACATCGAATGTTATTCCATTCATAAATCATAATCAAGTACTCATTATGAAGCTTggattacaaaaaaaaaaaaaacttaaaacaatCAAGAAGTAACAAAATGCATCTTGTCTTTCCTCATGGCTATAGTCTACATGTACTGTATTATAATATAGCTAATGAATTGTAAGCTTTCTCAAGTTATCACCTTCTTAATTCCATGCCAAGAGGAAGATCAGGAAATCAAGAGATTTTGATTTGATTAGGGAGTTTGCTGCATCCCAGAGCAGGAGCCAGTAGAAGAGCCTGATAGGAAGAGTAGCACAGAATCAGATGAGAGTTTCTACTAAAATAGAGAACTGTTTAATTGTCCTTGAAGAACTAATAACAAACCAACATTTTCATACACCAGCAAAAATTGGTGGTCTTATTTTAGGTCAAAAGG
This window encodes:
- the LOC107014784 gene encoding uncharacterized protein LOC107014784 translates to MRFFWQFFRLNKCIYDYLVKRGMRETADIFAREVGDGNPIDVGAFLTKWWNLLYDKVISNQFSQDPFAEVARTMYNLVHQVPDAVPALSSDSVTPVSSPTMTESSEAGSSTGSCSGMQPTP